From the Streptomyces nigrescens genome, one window contains:
- a CDS encoding sugar phosphate isomerase/epimerase family protein, with product MRFAFSTLGVPGMPVADVLRLATDTGYQGVELRAHPEEPVHPLLGMRERAAVRQQFADAGVEILAVAGYAQVAADRDAAGEEELAQELSELVWLAADLGAPYVRVFPGGGERPAAEADADAARRLAAVAPLAAERGVRVLLETHDSHRTGADAARVLGPVGHRQIGALWDVLHSWLGGEEPADTHAALAPHLGYVQVKDVASAEDRTPLPLGAGAVPLAAVLDTLSQDPAGAHGPVPAPEGTYDQGAGGWLCWEYEKRWYPEAAGLPDLLAPGRIHLQRLLDGPADS from the coding sequence ATGCGCTTCGCGTTCTCCACCCTCGGTGTGCCCGGGATGCCGGTGGCCGACGTCCTGCGGCTGGCCACCGATACCGGGTATCAGGGCGTGGAGCTGCGGGCCCATCCGGAGGAGCCGGTGCATCCGCTGCTCGGGATGCGGGAACGGGCCGCGGTGCGCCAGCAGTTCGCGGACGCCGGGGTCGAGATCCTGGCCGTCGCCGGATACGCGCAGGTCGCCGCTGATCGGGATGCGGCGGGCGAGGAGGAGCTGGCACAGGAGCTGAGCGAGCTGGTGTGGCTCGCCGCCGATCTGGGGGCGCCGTATGTGCGGGTCTTCCCCGGCGGCGGGGAGCGGCCGGCGGCCGAGGCGGACGCGGATGCCGCCCGGCGGCTCGCCGCGGTGGCGCCGCTCGCGGCCGAGCGGGGCGTCCGGGTGCTGCTGGAGACCCATGACTCGCACCGTACGGGCGCGGATGCCGCCCGTGTGCTGGGCCCCGTGGGACACCGTCAGATCGGGGCGCTGTGGGATGTGCTGCACAGCTGGCTCGGCGGTGAGGAGCCGGCCGACACCCATGCCGCGCTCGCCCCGCATCTGGGCTATGTCCAGGTCAAGGACGTCGCCTCGGCCGAGGACCGTACACCGCTCCCGCTCGGTGCCGGCGCGGTCCCGCTGGCGGCCGTCCTGGACACCCTGAGCCAGGACCCCGCGGGCGCCCACGGCCCCGTGCCCGCCCCCGAGGGCACCTATGACCAGGGCGCGGGCGGCTGGCTGTGCTGGGAGTACGAGAAGCGCTG
- a CDS encoding bifunctional helix-turn-helix transcriptional regulator/GNAT family N-acetyltransferase gives MTTGTASDTTSGAACDATPDVRELRRFNRFYTNLIGALDYGRHLYTPFTLTEARVLYEVAHHERVDAADLRASLSLDAGYLSRLLGKFEDRELITRGRSEQDPRRQRITLTEGGREAAGLLEERSQDAAGSLLERLPAEDRARLVDSMRTIRALLGEGAEQPPGDRGPAVTLRTARPGDLGWMVERNAALYSAEYGFDLSYEALVARIVAEYAEAFDPRWDRTWIAELDGRRAGAVMCVRDGRPGVARLRLLLVEPDARGHGVGRQLVDSCVEFAREAGYGEMVLWTNSVLGAARSIYQRAGFELVTESAHHSFGQDLVGQDWRLVL, from the coding sequence ATGACAACCGGGACGGCATCCGACACGACTTCCGGCGCGGCGTGCGACGCCACGCCCGACGTCCGTGAGCTGCGCAGATTCAACCGCTTCTATACGAACCTGATCGGCGCCCTCGACTACGGGCGGCATCTCTACACCCCGTTCACGCTCACCGAGGCCCGGGTGCTCTACGAGGTCGCCCACCACGAGCGGGTGGACGCCGCGGATCTGCGGGCCTCGCTGTCGCTGGACGCCGGCTATCTGAGCAGGCTGCTCGGCAAGTTCGAGGACCGCGAGCTGATCACCCGCGGCAGGTCCGAGCAGGACCCCCGCCGGCAGCGCATCACGCTGACCGAGGGCGGCCGGGAGGCGGCCGGCCTGCTGGAGGAGCGCTCGCAGGACGCCGCCGGGTCGCTGCTGGAGCGGCTCCCGGCCGAGGACCGGGCCCGGCTGGTGGACTCGATGCGTACCATCCGCGCCCTGCTCGGCGAAGGCGCGGAGCAGCCGCCCGGGGACCGGGGGCCCGCGGTGACGCTGCGCACGGCCCGCCCCGGGGACCTGGGCTGGATGGTGGAGCGCAACGCCGCGCTCTACTCCGCCGAGTACGGCTTCGATCTGAGCTATGAGGCGCTGGTCGCCCGGATCGTCGCGGAGTACGCCGAGGCCTTCGACCCGCGGTGGGACCGCACCTGGATAGCGGAGCTGGACGGGCGCAGAGCGGGCGCGGTGATGTGTGTCCGGGACGGCAGGCCCGGCGTCGCCCGGCTGCGGCTGCTGCTGGTGGAGCCGGACGCCCGCGGCCACGGGGTGGGCCGTCAACTCGTCGATTCCTGTGTGGAGTTCGCCCGGGAGGCCGGGTACGGCGAGATGGTGCTGTGGACCAACTCCGTCCTCGGCGCGGCCCGCAGCATCTATCAGCGGGCCGGGTTCGAGCTGGTCACCGAGTCGGCGCACCACAGCTTCGGGCAGGACCTGGTCGGCCAGGACTGGCGGCTGGTGCTGTGA
- a CDS encoding Gfo/Idh/MocA family protein, whose product MTHTTVRIAMNGVTGRMGHRQHLVRSVLALRDQGGLVLADGTRIRPEPVLVGRSAHKLRALAERHGVEHWSCDLDAVLGDGTIGIYFDAQITAAREEAVRKAIAAGKHLYVEKPTAGSLDGALELARLAQEAGVKNGVVQDKLFLPGLRKLRRLVESGFFGRILSVRGEFGYWVFEGDLQQAQRPSWNYRAEDGGGIAADMFPHWEYVLHELFGPVRSVQAHLTTHIPRRWDESGAPYDATADDAAYGIFELAGGIVAQINSSWAVRVHRDELVEFQVDGTEGSAVAGLRHCRIQHRAGTPRPVWNPDVPASEPFRAQWQEVPDNAAFDNGFKAQWELFLRHVVRDEPWRWDLAAGARGVQLAELARRSSAEGRRLDVPEPIR is encoded by the coding sequence GTGACACACACGACCGTACGTATCGCCATGAACGGCGTGACCGGGCGCATGGGACACCGCCAGCACCTGGTCCGCTCCGTCCTCGCCCTGCGCGACCAGGGCGGCCTCGTACTCGCCGACGGGACACGGATCCGGCCGGAGCCCGTCCTCGTCGGCCGCTCCGCGCACAAACTGCGGGCGCTGGCCGAACGCCACGGCGTGGAGCACTGGAGCTGCGACCTCGACGCCGTACTGGGCGACGGCACCATCGGCATCTACTTCGACGCACAGATCACCGCCGCCCGCGAGGAAGCGGTGCGGAAGGCCATCGCCGCCGGAAAGCACCTGTACGTCGAGAAGCCCACCGCGGGCAGTCTCGACGGCGCCCTGGAGCTGGCCCGGCTGGCCCAAGAGGCGGGCGTCAAGAACGGCGTCGTCCAGGACAAGCTCTTCCTGCCCGGCCTCCGCAAGCTCCGTCGCCTCGTCGAGAGCGGCTTCTTCGGCCGCATCCTGTCCGTACGGGGCGAGTTCGGATACTGGGTCTTCGAAGGTGACCTCCAGCAGGCGCAGCGCCCCTCCTGGAACTACCGCGCCGAGGACGGCGGCGGCATCGCGGCCGATATGTTCCCGCACTGGGAGTACGTCCTGCACGAACTGTTCGGGCCGGTCAGAAGCGTCCAGGCACACCTCACCACCCACATCCCGCGCCGCTGGGACGAGTCGGGCGCCCCGTACGACGCCACCGCCGACGACGCCGCCTACGGCATCTTCGAACTGGCCGGCGGCATCGTCGCGCAGATCAACTCCTCCTGGGCGGTCCGGGTGCACCGCGACGAACTCGTGGAGTTCCAGGTGGACGGCACCGAAGGATCGGCCGTCGCCGGGCTGCGCCACTGCCGCATCCAGCACCGCGCCGGCACCCCCCGGCCCGTCTGGAACCCGGACGTCCCGGCGTCCGAGCCGTTCCGCGCGCAGTGGCAGGAGGTCCCCGACAACGCCGCCTTCGACAACGGGTTCAAGGCACAGTGGGAGCTGTTCCTGCGGCATGTCGTACGCGACGAGCCCTGGCGCTGGGACCTGGCGGCGGGCGCCCGCGGCGTCCAGCTCGCCGAACTGGCGCGCCGGTCCTCGGCGGAGGGCCGCCGCCTGGACGTGCCGGAGCCGATCCGGTGA
- a CDS encoding dihydrodipicolinate synthase family protein, translated as MPPPLRSRTVLAAAHVVADPHADTTPDGPAAVDWDATLTFRHHLWSHGLGVAEAMDTAQRGAGLDWGAAAELIRRSAAEARAVGGLLACGAGTDQLPAHSASLADVRHAYEEQLTAVEAAGARPVLMASRQLAAAATGPDDYRELYGHLLRQTTRPVILHWLGEMFDPALAGYWGSTEPDTATETLLALVADHPAKVDGIKISLLDPGREVRLRRQLPPAVRCYTGDDFHYPELIAGDAHGYSDALLGVFDPLAPLAAAAVRRLDSGDTTGFRAALDPTVALARHLFAAPTRHYKTGVVLLAWLAGHQSHFTMVGGLQSARSLPHLRRAHELADALGLFPDPERAAHRMRTLLTVYGADDA; from the coding sequence GTGCCGCCCCCCTTGCGCTCCCGCACGGTCCTCGCCGCCGCCCATGTGGTCGCCGATCCGCACGCCGACACCACCCCGGACGGTCCGGCCGCCGTCGACTGGGACGCCACCCTCACCTTCCGGCACCACCTGTGGTCGCACGGCCTGGGCGTGGCCGAGGCGATGGACACCGCGCAGCGCGGTGCGGGCCTGGACTGGGGCGCCGCCGCCGAGCTGATCCGGCGCTCCGCCGCCGAGGCACGGGCGGTCGGCGGGCTGCTCGCCTGCGGCGCCGGAACGGACCAACTCCCCGCACATAGCGCCTCCTTGGCCGACGTCCGGCATGCATACGAGGAACAGCTCACCGCCGTCGAGGCGGCCGGTGCCCGACCCGTCCTGATGGCGTCCCGCCAGCTCGCCGCGGCCGCCACCGGCCCGGACGACTACCGGGAGCTCTACGGCCACCTGCTGCGCCAGACCACCCGGCCGGTGATCCTGCACTGGCTCGGCGAGATGTTCGACCCGGCACTGGCGGGCTACTGGGGCAGCACGGAACCCGACACCGCCACCGAAACGCTCCTCGCCCTCGTCGCCGACCACCCCGCCAAGGTGGACGGCATCAAAATCTCCCTCCTGGACCCCGGCCGGGAGGTACGGCTGCGCCGCCAACTGCCACCGGCCGTACGGTGCTACACCGGCGACGACTTCCACTACCCGGAGCTGATCGCCGGCGACGCACACGGCTACAGCGATGCCCTGCTGGGCGTCTTCGACCCACTCGCCCCCTTGGCCGCGGCCGCCGTACGCCGCCTCGACTCCGGGGACACCACCGGCTTCCGGGCCGCCCTGGACCCGACCGTCGCGCTCGCCCGGCACCTCTTCGCGGCACCCACCCGCCACTACAAGACCGGCGTGGTCCTGCTCGCCTGGCTGGCGGGCCACCAGTCGCACTTCACCATGGTCGGCGGCCTCCAGTCGGCCCGTTCGCTGCCGCATCTGCGGCGCGCCCACGAACTGGCCGACGCGCTCGGCCTGTTCCCGGACCCGGAACGCGCCGCCCACCGGATGCGCACCCTGCTCACGGTCTACGGGGCGGACGACGCATGA
- a CDS encoding sugar phosphate isomerase/epimerase family protein — protein MSHNTPSLLDRLSLNQETVRQWSLPELADGCARAGVRGVGLWRAPVQQFGVAAAARLIRDAGLRVTSLCRGGFFTAADPGARAVALDDNRAALDEAAALGTDTLVLVSGGLPPGSRDLPGARERVADALGELAPYAAERGVRLALEPLHPMYAADRCVVSTLAQALDLAERFPADRVGVVVDTYHLWWDDTVGAQIGRAGGTGGAAGSRLAAFQLADWVTPLPEGVLLGRGQLGDGSVDLRWFRERVETAGYRGPVEVEIFNPALWARDGAEVLAEIVQRVRTHVV, from the coding sequence ATGAGCCACAACACCCCCTCGCTCCTCGACCGTCTCAGCCTCAACCAGGAGACCGTCCGCCAGTGGTCGCTGCCCGAACTGGCCGACGGCTGCGCACGCGCGGGCGTACGGGGCGTGGGCCTGTGGCGCGCGCCCGTGCAGCAATTCGGGGTGGCCGCGGCCGCCCGGCTGATCCGGGACGCCGGGCTGCGGGTCACCAGCCTGTGCCGGGGCGGGTTCTTCACCGCCGCGGACCCGGGCGCGCGGGCCGTGGCCCTGGACGACAACCGGGCCGCCCTCGACGAGGCGGCCGCCCTCGGGACCGACACCCTGGTACTGGTCTCCGGCGGACTGCCGCCCGGCAGCCGGGATCTGCCCGGCGCCCGGGAGCGTGTCGCGGACGCGCTGGGCGAGTTGGCGCCGTACGCCGCGGAGCGGGGCGTACGGCTGGCGCTGGAACCGCTGCACCCGATGTACGCGGCGGACCGGTGCGTGGTCTCGACGCTCGCGCAGGCCCTCGACCTCGCCGAGCGGTTCCCCGCCGACCGGGTCGGGGTGGTCGTGGACACCTACCACCTGTGGTGGGACGACACGGTCGGCGCCCAGATCGGGCGCGCGGGCGGCACCGGCGGCGCGGCTGGTTCACGGCTCGCCGCCTTCCAGCTCGCCGACTGGGTCACCCCGTTGCCCGAAGGCGTCCTGCTGGGACGTGGGCAGCTCGGGGACGGCTCGGTGGATCTGCGGTGGTTCCGGGAGCGGGTCGAGACGGCCGGCTACCGGGGGCCGGTCGAGGTGGAGATCTTCAACCCGGCGCTGTGGGCACGGGACGGCGCCGAGGTACTGGCCGAGATCGTGCAGCGCGTCCGTACCCACGTCGTATGA
- a CDS encoding SF1B family DNA helicase RecD2 translates to MVNAAVVEGVLERITYANEENGYTVARVDTGRGSGDLLTVVGALLGAQPGESLRMEGRWGSHPQYGKQFTVENYTTVLPATIQGIRRYLGSGLIKGIGPRIADRIVEHFGTDTLDIIEREPARLVEVPGLGPKRTKLIGAAWEEQKAIKEVMVFLQGVGVSTSIAVRIYKKYGDAAISVTRNEPYRLAADVWGIGFLTADRIAQSVGIPHDSPDRVKAGLQYALSQSTDQGHCFLPEEQLIADAVKLLQVDTGLVIDCLGELAADPEGVVREQVPGGADGEPPVTAVYLVPFHRAEISLSGRLTRLLRTDEDRMPAFRDVDWDKALAWLARRTGAELAPEQQQAVRLALTQKVAVLTGGPGCGKSFTVRSVVELARAKKATVVLAAPTGRAAKRLSELTGAEASTVHRLLELKPGGDAAYDADRPLDADLVVVDEASMLDLLLANKLVKAVPPGAHLLLVGDVDQLPSVGAGEVLRDLLDGSGPVPAVRLTRIFRQAQQSGVVTNAHRINSGVPPLTSGMTDFFLFAEEDAEEAGRLTVDVVARRIPAKFGLDPRRDVQVLTPMHRGPAGAGALNGLLQQAVTPARPDLPERRFGGRVFRVGDKVTQIRNNYEKGRNGVFNGTVGVVTALDGDEQRLTVRTDEDEEVPYDFDELDELAHAYAVTIHRSQGSEYPAVVIPVTTSAWMMLQRNLLYTAVTRAKRLVVLVGSRKALGQAVRTVSAGRRCTALDHRLAGAM, encoded by the coding sequence ATGGTCAACGCAGCCGTCGTCGAAGGGGTCCTGGAGCGGATCACCTACGCCAACGAGGAGAACGGCTATACGGTCGCGCGGGTCGACACGGGCCGCGGCTCGGGCGATCTGCTGACCGTCGTCGGCGCGCTGCTCGGGGCGCAGCCGGGGGAGTCGCTGCGCATGGAGGGCCGCTGGGGCTCCCACCCCCAGTACGGCAAGCAGTTCACGGTCGAGAACTACACCACCGTCCTGCCCGCCACCATCCAGGGCATCCGCCGCTATCTGGGCTCCGGACTCATCAAGGGCATCGGCCCGCGGATCGCGGACCGCATCGTCGAGCACTTCGGCACGGACACCCTCGACATCATCGAGCGCGAGCCCGCCCGCCTCGTCGAGGTACCGGGCCTGGGCCCCAAGCGGACGAAGCTGATCGGCGCGGCCTGGGAGGAGCAGAAGGCCATCAAGGAGGTCATGGTCTTCCTCCAGGGCGTCGGGGTGTCCACCTCCATCGCGGTGCGGATCTACAAGAAGTACGGTGACGCCGCCATCTCCGTCACCCGCAACGAGCCCTACCGCCTGGCCGCCGACGTCTGGGGCATCGGCTTCCTGACCGCCGACCGCATCGCGCAGTCCGTGGGCATTCCGCACGACAGCCCGGACCGGGTCAAGGCGGGCCTGCAGTACGCCCTGTCGCAGTCCACCGACCAGGGCCACTGCTTCCTCCCCGAGGAGCAACTGATCGCCGACGCGGTGAAGTTGCTCCAGGTCGACACCGGACTGGTCATCGACTGCCTGGGCGAGCTGGCCGCCGACCCGGAGGGCGTGGTCCGCGAGCAGGTACCGGGCGGCGCGGACGGCGAGCCGCCGGTCACCGCCGTCTATCTGGTGCCGTTCCACCGTGCCGAGATCTCCCTGTCCGGCCGGCTGACCCGGCTGCTGCGGACGGACGAGGACCGGATGCCGGCGTTCCGGGACGTCGACTGGGACAAGGCGCTGGCGTGGCTGGCGCGGCGGACGGGCGCCGAGCTGGCCCCCGAGCAGCAGCAGGCGGTGCGGCTGGCGCTGACGCAGAAGGTCGCGGTGCTCACCGGCGGGCCGGGCTGCGGCAAGTCCTTCACGGTCCGGTCCGTCGTCGAGCTGGCCCGCGCCAAGAAGGCCACGGTGGTGCTGGCGGCGCCCACGGGCCGGGCGGCCAAGCGGCTCTCGGAGCTGACCGGGGCGGAGGCCTCCACGGTCCACCGCCTCCTGGAGCTCAAGCCGGGCGGGGACGCCGCCTATGACGCGGACCGGCCGCTGGACGCCGATCTGGTGGTCGTCGACGAGGCGTCGATGCTGGATCTGCTGCTCGCCAACAAGCTGGTCAAGGCGGTGCCGCCGGGCGCCCATCTGCTGCTGGTCGGGGATGTCGACCAGCTGCCGTCGGTGGGCGCGGGCGAGGTGCTGCGAGATCTGCTCGACGGGTCCGGCCCCGTGCCGGCGGTCCGGCTGACCAGGATCTTCCGCCAGGCCCAGCAGTCCGGGGTGGTCACCAACGCCCACCGCATCAACTCCGGTGTGCCGCCCCTGACGTCCGGAATGACGGACTTCTTCCTGTTCGCCGAGGAGGACGCCGAAGAGGCCGGGCGGCTGACCGTGGATGTCGTGGCCCGCCGCATCCCGGCGAAGTTCGGTCTCGACCCGCGCCGGGACGTCCAGGTGCTCACCCCCATGCACCGCGGTCCGGCCGGCGCGGGAGCCCTGAACGGCCTGCTCCAGCAGGCCGTCACCCCGGCCCGCCCCGATCTGCCCGAGCGCCGCTTCGGCGGCCGGGTCTTCCGTGTCGGCGACAAGGTCACTCAGATCAGGAACAATTATGAAAAGGGCCGTAATGGCGTCTTCAACGGCACGGTCGGTGTGGTCACCGCACTGGACGGCGATGAGCAGCGACTGACCGTGCGCACGGACGAGGACGAGGAGGTTCCCTACGACTTCGACGAACTCGATGAACTCGCCCATGCCTATGCCGTGACGATCCACCGCTCGCAGGGTAGTGAGTATCCAGCGGTGGTGATTCCGGTCACCACCAGTGCCTGGATGATGCTGCAGCGCAATCTGCTGTATACCGCCGTGACCCGGGCAAAGCGTTTGGTGGTGCTGGTCGGCTCCCGGAAAGCCCTGGGACAGGCCGTACGCACGGTATCCGCCGGTCGGCGGTGTACGGCGCTGGATCACCGGCTCGCCGGTGCGATGTGA
- a CDS encoding citrate synthase encodes MSDNSVVLRYGDGEYSYPVVESTVGDEGFDISKLRAQTGLVTLDSGYGNTAAYKSAITYLDGENGILRYRGYPIEQLAERSTFVETAYLLINGELPTVDELANFKQDITYHTLLHEDVKRFYDGFPRDAHPMAMLSSVVSALSTFYQDSHNPFDEQQRHISTIRLLAKLPTIAAYAFKKSVGHPVVYPSNDLGYVENFLRMTFSVPAADYDLDPVVVSALDKLLILHADHEQNCSTSTVRLVGSSQANLFASISAGINALWGPLHGGANQSVLEMLEGIQRDGGDVDSFIRKVKNKEDGVKLMGFGHRVYKNFDPRAKIIKAAAHDVLSALGKSDELLDIALKLEEHALSDDYFVERKLYPNVDFYTGLIYRAMGFPTEMFTVLFALGRLPGWIAQWHEMIKEPGSRIGRPRQIYTGVVERDFVPVEER; translated from the coding sequence GTGAGCGACAACTCTGTAGTACTGCGTTACGGGGACGGCGAATACAGCTACCCGGTCGTCGAGAGCACCGTCGGCGACGAGGGCTTCGATATCTCGAAGCTGCGCGCCCAGACCGGTCTGGTGACCCTGGATTCCGGTTACGGCAACACCGCGGCGTATAAATCCGCGATCACCTATCTCGACGGTGAGAACGGGATTCTTCGTTACCGCGGGTACCCGATCGAGCAGCTTGCAGAGCGCAGCACGTTCGTCGAGACCGCGTACCTCCTCATCAACGGCGAGCTGCCCACCGTCGATGAGCTGGCGAACTTCAAGCAGGACATCACCTACCACACCCTGCTGCACGAGGACGTCAAGCGCTTCTACGACGGCTTCCCCCGGGACGCCCACCCGATGGCGATGCTGTCCTCGGTCGTCAGCGCGCTGTCGACGTTCTACCAGGACAGCCACAACCCGTTCGACGAGCAGCAGCGCCACATCTCCACGATCCGGCTGCTGGCCAAGCTCCCGACGATCGCGGCCTACGCGTTCAAGAAGTCGGTCGGCCACCCGGTCGTCTACCCGAGCAACGACCTCGGGTACGTCGAGAACTTCCTGCGTATGACCTTCTCGGTGCCGGCCGCGGACTACGACCTCGACCCGGTCGTGGTCAGCGCCCTCGACAAGCTGCTGATCCTGCACGCCGACCACGAGCAGAACTGCTCCACCTCCACGGTCCGCCTGGTCGGCTCCTCGCAGGCGAACCTCTTCGCCTCGATCTCGGCCGGTATCAACGCCCTGTGGGGCCCCCTGCACGGCGGCGCCAACCAGTCCGTGCTGGAGATGCTGGAGGGCATCCAGCGCGACGGCGGCGACGTCGACTCCTTCATCCGCAAGGTGAAGAACAAGGAAGACGGCGTGAAGCTCATGGGCTTCGGGCACCGCGTCTACAAGAACTTCGACCCCCGGGCGAAGATCATCAAGGCGGCGGCGCACGATGTCCTCTCCGCGCTCGGCAAGTCCGACGAGCTGCTGGACATCGCCCTGAAGCTGGAGGAGCACGCGCTCTCCGACGACTACTTCGTCGAGCGCAAGCTCTACCCGAACGTCGACTTCTACACCGGCCTGATCTACCGGGCCATGGGCTTCCCGACCGAGATGTTCACCGTGCTCTTCGCGCTCGGCCGGCTGCCCGGCTGGATCGCCCAGTGGCACGAGATGATCAAGGAGCCCGGCTCCCGCATCGGCCGTCCGCGGCAGATCTACACCGGTGTCGTCGAGCGCGACTTCGTGCCGGTCGAGGAGCGCTGA
- a CDS encoding heavy-metal-associated domain-containing protein, which produces MAENSSCCTPEGSCHSGGTDVQVGAVTTTYKVTGMTCGHCEGAVSAEIGEIAGVSAVQAVAATGLVTVTSQAPLDEEAVRAAVDEAGYELVGQAA; this is translated from the coding sequence ATGGCTGAGAACAGCTCCTGCTGCACCCCGGAAGGCTCCTGCCACTCCGGCGGCACCGACGTCCAGGTCGGCGCGGTGACCACCACCTACAAGGTCACCGGTATGACCTGCGGCCACTGCGAGGGTGCGGTGTCGGCCGAGATCGGTGAGATCGCCGGGGTCAGCGCGGTGCAGGCGGTGGCCGCCACCGGCCTGGTGACCGTCACGTCCCAGGCCCCGCTGGACGAGGAAGCCGTCCGCGCGGCCGTGGACGAGGCCGGCTACGAGCTCGTGGGGCAGGCGGCCTGA
- a CDS encoding DedA family protein: MDVLAFYGLLVLTTLPPLVPNSALLVSAGVLASRGELFLPLILLTVAGSALTGDLLMYLAARRFGGPVRAWMRRKPRRRALLEWTSGRIQRYGLPFVIAVRFLPSGRIAGALASGVLRYPLRKYALGAGIAEATWATYSIGLGYLGSATTGRPLHAAAIGFGVSCAVATIGAAIQWAARRRALREPSEDGGEGESGGPRKGDGEDPGGRASFVAAT; the protein is encoded by the coding sequence ATGGACGTACTCGCCTTCTACGGCCTGCTGGTGCTCACCACGCTGCCGCCACTGGTCCCCAACTCCGCACTGCTCGTCTCCGCCGGTGTGCTCGCCTCCCGGGGAGAGCTGTTCCTCCCGCTGATCCTGCTGACCGTCGCCGGCAGCGCCCTGACCGGAGACCTGCTGATGTACCTGGCCGCGCGGCGGTTCGGCGGACCCGTACGGGCCTGGATGCGGCGCAAACCCCGCCGCCGGGCACTACTGGAGTGGACCTCGGGCCGGATCCAGCGCTACGGCCTGCCCTTCGTGATCGCCGTACGCTTCCTGCCCAGCGGGCGGATCGCCGGCGCACTGGCCTCCGGCGTGCTCCGCTACCCGCTGCGCAAATACGCCCTCGGCGCCGGTATCGCCGAAGCCACCTGGGCGACCTACTCCATCGGCCTCGGCTACCTCGGCAGCGCCACCACCGGCCGCCCGCTCCACGCCGCCGCCATCGGCTTCGGCGTCTCCTGCGCGGTTGCCACGATCGGCGCCGCGATCCAATGGGCCGCCCGCCGCCGCGCCCTGCGCGAACCCTCGGAGGACGGCGGCGAGGGCGAGAGCGGCGGCCCCCGCAAAGGAGACGGCGAGGATCCCGGCGGTCGCGCCTCCTTTGTGGCGGCGACGTGA
- a CDS encoding Gfo/Idh/MocA family protein, whose product MKIGLIGTGRIGAFHATTLQSVPGVTGLVVADLDPVRAAALADTLGVRAAPGIEEMYADGLDGVVITAATSAHATLIHQALDAGVPVFCEKPVALDVPGTVGVVERARAGTVPVQIGFQRRFDAGYRAAREALHSGALGWLHTLRACTSDRTPPPAGYIPTSGGLFRDCSIHDFDILRWLTGREVVSVYAQGSNRGASFFADGDDVDTCAALLRFDDDTLATVTATRYNGAGHDVRLEVCGSEGARFVGLDDRAPLPSAEAELSWRRAADPYATFMERFHDAYVTELGVFTEVAAGRRPSPCSPAEALEALYVAEACERSRRTGQPVAVADVRASAGGAVPGA is encoded by the coding sequence ATGAAGATCGGGCTGATCGGCACCGGGCGCATCGGTGCGTTCCACGCCACCACCCTCCAGAGCGTCCCGGGCGTCACCGGCCTCGTGGTCGCGGACCTGGACCCCGTACGGGCCGCCGCGCTGGCGGACACCCTCGGCGTACGCGCCGCCCCGGGCATCGAGGAGATGTACGCGGACGGCCTGGACGGTGTGGTGATCACCGCCGCGACCAGCGCCCACGCCACGCTGATCCACCAGGCCCTGGACGCGGGGGTGCCGGTGTTCTGCGAGAAGCCGGTCGCCCTGGACGTGCCCGGCACGGTCGGGGTGGTGGAGCGGGCACGGGCCGGCACCGTGCCCGTACAGATCGGTTTCCAGCGCCGCTTCGACGCGGGCTACCGCGCCGCCCGCGAGGCGCTGCACTCCGGTGCGCTGGGTTGGCTGCACACACTGCGCGCCTGCACCAGCGACCGGACCCCGCCGCCGGCCGGCTACATCCCCACCTCCGGCGGGCTGTTCCGGGACTGCAGCATCCATGACTTCGACATCCTGCGCTGGCTGACCGGCCGCGAGGTGGTCTCGGTCTATGCGCAGGGCAGCAATCGCGGGGCGTCCTTCTTCGCGGACGGCGACGATGTCGACACCTGCGCGGCACTGCTGCGCTTTGACGACGACACCCTGGCCACCGTCACGGCGACCCGCTACAACGGCGCGGGCCATGACGTCCGGCTGGAGGTGTGCGGCTCCGAGGGCGCCCGCTTCGTCGGGCTCGACGACCGGGCGCCGCTGCCGTCCGCCGAGGCGGAGCTGTCGTGGCGGCGGGCGGCCGATCCGTATGCCACGTTCATGGAGCGCTTCCACGACGCCTACGTCACCGAGCTGGGCGTCTTCACCGAGGTCGCGGCAGGCCGTAGGCCGAGCCCCTGTTCACCGGCGGAGGCGCTGGAGGCGCTCTATGTGGCCGAGGCGTGCGAGCGCTCGCGCCGCACCGGTCAGCCGGTGGCCGTCGCGGACGTCCGGGCCTCGGCCGGGGGCGCGGTTCCGGGCGCCTGA